In Halobacterium noricense, the genomic stretch AGTTACAGCACGAAATCGAGGGATTGCGGGAGCGCGTGGCGGCGCTGGAGGGCGGCGGTCGAAGGGAAAACGATTAACCTTAGGCCCGCCTAAACCACGACCGTGTTACGAAGCGTCGGCGTCAACCGGACTGGCTCTCGGGGTGAGCGGTAGTGTCGCTCGAAGGAACCACCGCCGAGCGCGCGGAACGGGCGAGCGAGGCCGGCGAGGAGGCCCGTTCGGCGCTGTTCGGTGACGACCTCGAAGTGACCTACGCGACCGCCGAGGAGCCGGTCGTGACCTGCGACCGCGTCGACATCCCGGAAGGCGAGATTACCGCGTTCGTCGGGCCGAACGGCAGCGGGAAGTCGACGCTGCTGAAGGCGCTGTCGAACCACCTCGACCGCGACGCGGGCGCGGTCGTCCTCGACGGCAAGGACATCCAGGAGTACGGACAGAAGGAGCTCGCCCGCGAACTCGGCTTGCTCTCCCAGGAGAACACCTCGCCGGGCTCCATCACCGTCGAGGACCTCGTCTACCACGGGCGCTACCCGCACCGCGGGTTCTTCGACGCCGTGACCGACGAGGACCGCGAGGCGGTCGAGCGCGCCATCGACCTCGCGGGCGTCGACCACCTCCGCGAGCGCGAGGTCGGCGGGCTCAGCGGCGGACAGAAGCAGCTCGCGTGGATTGCGATGGTGCTCGCCCAGGAGCCGGACGTGTTGCTGCTCGACGAGCCGACGACGTACCTCGACCTCCACCACCAGTTGCGCGTGATGGAGACTATCGAGCGGCTCAACGAGGAGGACGGCGTCACGGTCGGCGTGATCCTCCACGACATCGCGCAGGCGGCGCGCCGCGCGGACTACCTCGTCGCGCTCGAAGACGGCGCGGTCTACGACTGGGGGCCGCCGGTCGAGGTGCTGACCGAGGAACTGCTCTCGGACGTGTTCGGCGTGGACGCGGCCATTTCGTACACGCCCGACCCCCAAATCATCCCGAAGGGGTCGCTGGACTGAGCGTGCCCCCGGTCGCCGGGTCCACCCGCCGGAGCGCGGAACGAAATCCTTTTGCGTCGTTTAGGCAACCCTAAAGTAGATGGACACGACTCGGCCCCGCCCAGCCCCCCACGACGAACGACCCACTCGACGACGCACGCGGAGGGACGCATGTCAGTAGGCGACTCCGAGCGCCTCCGCGACGAGATCGACCGCTCGCTGCTCGCCGTTGTCGCCGCGAGCCTCGTCGTCGTCGCGGCCGGCGCGGTCGTGCAGGTCCGGTACGGCTCGTACCCGATGACCCTCGAACAGGCGCTGGCCGCGCTGTTCGACACCGACGTGCTCTACGACCCGCGCTGGCTGCTGAAATTCGTCGTCGGCGAGTCGCTGATGCGGACGATTACGGGCTTCCAGGGCGAACTCCCGAGCCTCGCGACGGACACGGTCGTCGTCTGGACCATCCGGCTGCCGCGCGTGGTCGCAGCCGTCGTCGTCGGCGCGAGCCTCGCGGTCTCGGGCGCTATCTTCCAGGCGGTCACGCGCAACGAACTCGCCAGCCCCTACATCCTCGGCGTGTCCTCCGGGGCCGGCCTCGCCATCCTCCTCACGCTCGTCGTGTTCAGCGGGCTCAACGCCTACCTCCCAATCATCGCCGCGCTCGGCGGCGCGGCCGCGTTCGTGCTCGTGTACGCCATCGCGTGGCAGAACGGCACCAGTCCCGTCCGGCTCGTGCTCGC encodes the following:
- a CDS encoding ABC transporter ATP-binding protein, which codes for MSLEGTTAERAERASEAGEEARSALFGDDLEVTYATAEEPVVTCDRVDIPEGEITAFVGPNGSGKSTLLKALSNHLDRDAGAVVLDGKDIQEYGQKELARELGLLSQENTSPGSITVEDLVYHGRYPHRGFFDAVTDEDREAVERAIDLAGVDHLREREVGGLSGGQKQLAWIAMVLAQEPDVLLLDEPTTYLDLHHQLRVMETIERLNEEDGVTVGVILHDIAQAARRADYLVALEDGAVYDWGPPVEVLTEELLSDVFGVDAAISYTPDPQIIPKGSLD
- a CDS encoding FecCD family ABC transporter permease, which gives rise to MSVGDSERLRDEIDRSLLAVVAASLVVVAAGAVVQVRYGSYPMTLEQALAALFDTDVLYDPRWLLKFVVGESLMRTITGFQGELPSLATDTVVVWTIRLPRVVAAVVVGASLAVSGAIFQAVTRNELASPYILGVSSGAGLAILLTLVVFSGLNAYLPIIAALGGAAAFVLVYAIAWQNGTSPVRLVLAGVIVSTVFTSLQQGMFYFAEDLGVVQSAIAWTTGSLTGVEWRHIRPALPWAVGAVGLSMVSARQLNVLALGEQTARSLGMAVERTRFLLAGVAVLAAAASIAIAGIVGFVGLLIPHVVRNIVGSDYKQLMAGCLFAGPALMVAADVVARLALPVGQVPVGIVTGVIGGPYFLYLMRRQQDVGEL